From Pandoraea norimbergensis, the proteins below share one genomic window:
- a CDS encoding porin, which produces MNHKAWSVARMAFLGLGTAALSASAVAQSNVTLYGLIDSGVTYVSKVAGPSGTTTGNRFSVDSGDLQQSRWGMKGTEDLGGGLKALFILEGGFSVANGTAGQGGLPLGRTTVVGLSSPYGTVQLGRRKDYIDEIATWYSSVYNFGVFINGVHDNNLDRVGGNRSNNSIRYDSPDFNGLTANATYGFGGTPGSMSTGQSLGFGANYKYGGFGIGFGYWQSRLGTGTAATNTSSDVGASSGAGCDPAYGNSGDVCIRTWMVGTSYKWDKARVYASWSRTLQPLARFGGTSAPFATTFTSAASTGAFAAAGSNNSATNVFDVGVNYWVLPNLELVGAVLHSRYSFVGAPDTGRLLQFNIGVDYFLSKRTDIYSYFANLRAWNMYNPGITGGAPGRDATQSAMTIGVRHTF; this is translated from the coding sequence ATGAATCACAAGGCATGGTCAGTCGCACGCATGGCGTTTCTGGGGCTGGGGACGGCCGCACTCAGCGCTTCGGCAGTCGCGCAATCGAACGTCACGCTCTACGGCTTGATCGACAGCGGGGTGACTTACGTCAGCAAGGTGGCAGGCCCGAGCGGCACGACGACCGGCAACCGGTTCAGCGTGGATAGCGGCGATCTCCAGCAATCGCGCTGGGGCATGAAGGGGACGGAGGATCTGGGCGGTGGCCTGAAGGCCTTGTTCATCCTCGAAGGGGGCTTTTCGGTGGCCAACGGCACGGCCGGTCAAGGCGGGCTGCCGCTCGGCCGCACGACGGTCGTCGGCCTGTCGAGCCCCTACGGTACGGTGCAGTTGGGCCGCCGCAAGGATTACATCGATGAAATCGCCACGTGGTATTCGAGCGTCTACAACTTCGGCGTCTTCATCAACGGCGTGCACGACAACAACCTCGACCGGGTCGGCGGCAACCGTTCGAACAACTCGATTCGCTACGATTCACCCGATTTCAATGGCCTGACGGCCAACGCGACCTACGGCTTCGGCGGCACGCCCGGCTCGATGTCGACGGGCCAGTCGCTCGGCTTCGGCGCCAACTACAAGTACGGCGGTTTCGGCATCGGCTTCGGTTACTGGCAGTCGCGTCTGGGCACGGGGACGGCCGCCACCAACACGTCGAGCGACGTGGGCGCCAGCTCAGGCGCCGGCTGCGATCCGGCTTACGGCAATTCGGGTGATGTGTGCATCCGCACGTGGATGGTGGGCACGAGCTACAAGTGGGACAAGGCGCGCGTCTACGCCTCGTGGTCGCGCACGCTGCAACCGCTCGCACGCTTTGGCGGCACGTCGGCACCGTTTGCCACCACGTTCACCAGCGCAGCGAGCACCGGTGCATTTGCCGCCGCAGGCTCGAACAACAGCGCCACCAACGTGTTCGACGTGGGCGTGAACTACTGGGTGCTGCCAAACCTTGAGCTGGTCGGCGCGGTGCTGCACTCGCGTTACTCGTTCGTTGGCGCGCCCGATACGGGCCGTCTGCTCCAGTTCAACATCGGGGTGGACTACTTCCTGTCCAAGCGCACGGACATTTACTCGTACTTCGCCAACCTGCGTGCGTGGAACATGTACAACCCGGGCATCACCGGCGGTGCACCGGGACGCGACGCCACCCAAAGCGCCATGACCATCGGCGTGCGTCACACGTTCTGA